Proteins co-encoded in one Desulfitobacterium hafniense DCB-2 genomic window:
- a CDS encoding YlqD family protein, giving the protein MQSISIFREITLKQIVTEGSKTKAQQQLNEQLTALEKELAELEENKNRTLTEFSLKGAEEAHLQQIRRQWEMTRAQYQTQRDQIRMEMIAVDELKDGEEVIINSIEGPYELRVGEPVAQAMHAEIILKDDIVVEIR; this is encoded by the coding sequence GTGCAATCCATATCTATTTTTAGGGAGATTACTTTGAAGCAGATTGTGACCGAAGGTTCAAAAACGAAAGCCCAGCAGCAACTGAATGAACAACTGACGGCTTTGGAGAAAGAACTGGCTGAGCTGGAAGAGAATAAGAACCGGACCCTTACCGAGTTTTCCCTGAAGGGAGCGGAAGAGGCTCATCTTCAGCAAATCCGCAGACAATGGGAGATGACCCGGGCTCAATATCAGACACAGCGTGATCAGATTCGGATGGAGATGATCGCTGTAGATGAACTGAAGGATGGGGAAGAGGTTATCATTAATTCGATTGAAGGCCCTTATGAACTGAGGGTCGGGGAGCCTGTGGCGCAGGCAATGCATGCGGAAATCATCCTCAAGGACGACATTGTGGTGGAGATCCGATGA
- a CDS encoding cobalamin B12-binding domain-containing protein, whose amino-acid sequence MIDLNASAQAMSDLDEGAINEVVDKVMAKADADAAQELIKAFQQGMTKVGERFDSGEYFIGDLIFAGEILQAAMDKLKPALSGDALEKRAKIVLATVEGDLHDIGKNIFRTMAEASGFEVFDLGIDVPVKIIVDKVKEVNPEIVGLSGVLTLALDSMRETVDALKAEGLRNDLKVIIGGVPVNENVCQRVGADDFSTNAADGVKICQRWVG is encoded by the coding sequence GTGATTGATTTAAATGCCTCGGCCCAAGCCATGTCTGATTTGGATGAGGGGGCCATTAACGAAGTGGTGGACAAAGTTATGGCCAAGGCGGATGCCGATGCTGCTCAAGAATTGATTAAAGCCTTTCAGCAAGGAATGACTAAAGTGGGTGAACGCTTTGATTCAGGCGAGTATTTCATTGGGGATTTGATTTTCGCGGGAGAAATTTTGCAGGCGGCGATGGATAAGCTCAAACCGGCTCTATCGGGAGATGCCTTGGAAAAGAGAGCTAAGATCGTACTGGCCACTGTGGAAGGAGACCTTCATGATATCGGCAAAAATATTTTCAGAACCATGGCCGAGGCCAGCGGGTTTGAAGTCTTTGACCTGGGCATTGATGTACCAGTAAAGATCATTGTGGATAAGGTGAAAGAGGTTAATCCTGAAATCGTCGGTCTGAGCGGAGTACTGACCTTGGCTCTGGACAGTATGAGAGAAACCGTTGATGCTTTAAAAGCTGAAGGTCTTAGAAACGATCTCAAGGTCATTATCGGTGGAGTGCCTGTCAATGAGAACGTATGCCAACGTGTTGGTGCCGATGATTTTTCCACGAATGCCGCTGATGGCGTAAAAATATGTCAAAGATGGGTGGGCTGA
- a CDS encoding uroporphyrinogen decarboxylase family protein: MSEVGNLYQERVERVFKTLRLEQADRVPVLGTYGTWSAYYAGYTDSETNWDTDKCGKAMLKVAGDIPMDMTHQVFNRPGSVYQALGSKAFHYLSESNIVQYSDQSANIMKEDEYREFSGDPFRFFVDKILPRKYRELAQDSPVRDLALTKGAMQFGMYGGKKGAIKAALAQQCKMPLLFDGVILHPLDWIADFFRGIKGVFMDIRRRPEELAEAVEALTPLVMRFGMGQVHMAPPRPNPKVLMMPLHLPTMLNTKDFNKYYWPSFKKVMEFFAAHDIYVIPFYEGDWSRYYDHLQELPAKKTMGWFEHGEPKELKQKLGNTLCLIGLFPTTLLQYGTKEECIAKAKELVDALAPGGGYIFGTDKEVISPKDAKAENIIAINKFVMEYGIYS, encoded by the coding sequence ATGAGTGAAGTCGGAAACCTCTATCAGGAGCGTGTGGAGCGTGTTTTCAAAACCTTAAGGCTGGAACAGGCCGACCGGGTTCCGGTATTGGGGACTTATGGAACCTGGAGCGCCTATTATGCAGGATACACCGATTCCGAGACCAACTGGGACACCGATAAATGCGGCAAGGCCATGCTGAAGGTGGCCGGGGATATCCCGATGGATATGACTCATCAGGTCTTCAACAGACCGGGCAGTGTTTATCAGGCTCTGGGGAGCAAAGCGTTTCATTATCTGAGCGAAAGCAATATCGTCCAATATTCCGACCAATCCGCCAATATTATGAAAGAAGACGAGTATCGCGAATTCAGCGGGGATCCCTTCCGTTTTTTTGTGGACAAGATTCTGCCGCGTAAATATAGGGAGCTGGCTCAGGATTCGCCGGTCAGAGATTTAGCCTTGACCAAAGGTGCCATGCAATTCGGCATGTATGGCGGCAAAAAGGGGGCTATCAAAGCTGCACTTGCCCAGCAATGCAAAATGCCCTTGCTGTTTGACGGCGTTATTCTTCATCCTCTGGATTGGATTGCCGACTTTTTCCGGGGTATTAAAGGTGTATTCATGGACATCCGCCGCCGCCCGGAAGAACTGGCTGAGGCTGTTGAGGCACTTACGCCGCTGGTCATGCGGTTCGGTATGGGTCAGGTTCATATGGCGCCGCCGAGGCCGAATCCCAAAGTCCTGATGATGCCTTTACATCTTCCTACTATGTTAAATACAAAGGATTTTAATAAATACTATTGGCCATCCTTCAAGAAGGTTATGGAGTTTTTTGCTGCCCATGATATCTATGTGATCCCCTTCTATGAAGGGGACTGGTCACGCTATTACGATCATCTTCAGGAGCTGCCAGCAAAAAAAACCATGGGCTGGTTCGAACATGGTGAACCGAAAGAACTGAAGCAGAAACTGGGCAATACTCTTTGCCTGATCGGCCTTTTCCCTACGACCTTGCTGCAGTATGGAACAAAAGAAGAATGCATCGCTAAAGCTAAAGAGCTGGTGGATGCTTTGGCTCCCGGCGGCGGCTATATTTTTGGTACGGATAAAGAAGTCATCTCACCTAAAGATGCCAAAGCCGAAAATATTATCGCTATAAACAAATTTGTTATGGAATACGGTATCTACAGCTGA
- a CDS encoding Crp/Fnr family transcriptional regulator, with translation MDDGVKRIIQDPLIPEMFHRVEKLEQFLHLARTRTYAKGTIILAQGMEFDEIIYVQQGCLAVSMGADDGHQKFLFHIGEGSIGLSTFLGEYHEIQIHAVKNSTVSFFKVEQILTIFREDEKVIFDILQNLLTKVYYFMGQARDLNFYRPSSRVFRLLYNLCINEGEQVGDHYEINFSLTQKTIGEITGTHYVTVCKLFQMLDRQGIVKKGKDKMVVYDLERLKSLINEIIEY, from the coding sequence ATGGATGACGGTGTAAAGAGAATCATTCAAGATCCGCTCATTCCTGAGATGTTCCATCGTGTTGAGAAGCTGGAACAGTTTTTGCACCTTGCCCGCACCCGTACTTATGCCAAGGGGACTATTATTCTTGCTCAGGGAATGGAATTCGATGAGATTATCTATGTACAGCAGGGCTGCCTGGCCGTAAGTATGGGAGCGGATGACGGACATCAGAAGTTTCTTTTTCATATAGGAGAAGGTTCTATCGGGCTGTCCACCTTTCTCGGCGAGTATCACGAAATACAGATTCATGCTGTTAAAAACAGCACGGTCAGCTTTTTTAAAGTAGAACAGATTCTGACCATTTTCCGCGAAGATGAAAAAGTCATTTTTGATATCCTGCAGAATCTTCTCACCAAGGTCTATTATTTTATGGGCCAGGCTCGGGACCTCAACTTCTACCGGCCCTCCAGCAGGGTCTTCCGCCTGCTCTATAATTTATGTATCAATGAAGGAGAACAGGTGGGCGATCACTATGAAATTAATTTCAGCCTGACCCAGAAGACCATCGGAGAAATCACCGGCACCCACTATGTCACGGTCTGCAAATTATTTCAGATGCTGGATAGACAAGGAATTGTCAAAAAAGGCAAAGATAAAATGGTCGTCTACGACCTGGAAAGGCTGAAAAGCTTGATCAATGAGATTATCGAATATTAA
- a CDS encoding reductive dehalogenase has product MFRSSDRQNKPQEQKFQMNRRKFLKAGVASALTAGMVGAMRTLPVSAAEAVASTGSSGSVNGARSKLHPKVDYGGASVRFVENNDQWLGTSQIVGTVNRTHEAEQGFNLALRGKLSSEAQVAMYHYNFVMKHPFDGALGIFSNYVSAENIVGGTPNQEKLPIPDPEQMSQNIKDTAYFLRADEVGIGKMPEYAYYSHKAPFSHEELIRDDISHSTPVTEKLPYVIVVMVDQHLETMLASTGYDGISSAQSMRGYHATAVISVILAQYIRNLGYNARAHHFANYAAAMPPVTIAAGLGELSRTGDCTVHPRLGYRHKVAAVTTDLPLLPDKPIDFGLQDFCRVCKKCADNCPSEAITHDTDMVEYNGYLRWNSDMKKCAEFRLTNSEGSSCGRCMKVCPWNSKEESWFHSAGIWIGSKGETSSRLLKQIDDMFGYGDEIIEKYKWWLEWPERYTLPKHL; this is encoded by the coding sequence ATGTTTAGATCATCGGATCGTCAGAACAAACCGCAGGAACAGAAATTTCAGATGAACCGTCGCAAATTTCTCAAAGCCGGAGTTGCTTCGGCACTGACCGCTGGAATGGTCGGGGCGATGAGAACTCTGCCGGTAAGTGCCGCCGAGGCGGTGGCAAGCACAGGTTCATCCGGTTCAGTTAACGGTGCCCGCTCGAAGCTTCATCCCAAAGTGGATTATGGCGGTGCCAGTGTGCGCTTTGTGGAAAATAATGATCAGTGGCTGGGGACAAGCCAGATTGTCGGTACAGTAAACCGTACCCATGAAGCGGAGCAGGGCTTTAACCTGGCTTTGCGCGGCAAGCTTTCTTCTGAAGCACAGGTTGCCATGTACCATTATAATTTTGTCATGAAGCATCCTTTCGATGGAGCGCTGGGTATTTTCTCCAATTACGTTTCGGCAGAAAATATAGTGGGAGGAACCCCGAACCAGGAGAAACTGCCCATACCTGACCCGGAACAGATGTCCCAGAATATCAAGGATACGGCTTACTTTCTGCGGGCCGATGAAGTAGGAATCGGCAAAATGCCGGAATATGCCTACTATTCCCACAAGGCGCCTTTTTCCCATGAAGAACTGATCAGAGACGATATTTCCCATTCCACTCCGGTAACGGAGAAGCTTCCCTATGTCATTGTTGTGATGGTTGACCAGCATCTGGAAACTATGCTGGCATCTACCGGCTATGATGGGATAAGTTCCGCCCAGTCCATGCGCGGCTATCATGCCACAGCCGTCATTTCCGTCATTCTTGCCCAGTATATCCGCAATCTGGGCTATAATGCCAGAGCGCACCATTTTGCCAACTATGCTGCTGCGATGCCCCCGGTCACCATAGCGGCGGGCCTGGGAGAATTGTCCCGGACCGGGGATTGCACGGTTCATCCGCGCCTGGGCTACCGCCACAAAGTAGCCGCAGTTACCACGGATTTACCCCTTCTCCCCGATAAACCCATTGACTTTGGATTGCAGGATTTCTGCCGGGTATGCAAGAAATGCGCGGACAATTGCCCGTCTGAAGCCATAACTCATGATACTGATATGGTGGAATACAATGGCTATCTGCGCTGGAACAGTGACATGAAGAAATGCGCCGAATTCCGTCTGACCAACAGTGAAGGGTCCTCCTGCGGACGTTGTATGAAGGTGTGTCCTTGGAATTCCAAGGAAGAGTCCTGGTTCCATTCAGCCGGCATTTGGATCGGCAGCAAAGGCGAAACCTCCTCCCGGCTGCTTAAGCAGATTGACGATATGTTTGGCTATGGGGATGAAATCATTGAAAAATATAAATGGTGGCTGGAATGGCCGGAAAGATACACCCTTCCCAAGCATTTATAA
- a CDS encoding FMN-binding protein has protein sequence MKRFLPFILIAALAAAYLYGHFANQMDAALVQDYYRQLMPEAASYEAINDRTAKAVGSDGAVLAYLGVSSNVGYGGPIMVGTILNQEGSLQGVEILEHKETPAYINKITKAGYFRQYEGKKGNDALTGGYDIELISGATLSTRAIAKSVQEAAHTIVKAELNQTPQDAKIPWQVGIKEIAVTALVVLSILMPRFPKLRKYRLLFLGLSVVVLGFWLNRSLSMGHISALFMGYFPSPRENLIWYLILAGALLPALFSGKNLYCTYVCPFCGVQEGTHLLSRMNLPLGKYGRWLRAGKEIILFLTLLLAFLFANPSFSSFEPFGTMFGWNGTSYQWYLLFIILVTSFLYRRFWCVALCPVGTFLDKAAQLGRKIKEVIGAAGRKKAGKVELKGEG, from the coding sequence ATGAAACGATTTTTACCTTTTATCTTGATTGCAGCCCTGGCAGCGGCTTATCTTTACGGGCATTTTGCCAATCAGATGGATGCTGCTTTAGTTCAGGACTATTATCGGCAGTTGATGCCGGAGGCAGCCAGCTATGAAGCTATTAATGACAGAACAGCCAAAGCAGTGGGAAGTGATGGGGCGGTACTGGCCTATCTTGGTGTCAGCAGCAATGTTGGTTATGGCGGGCCCATAATGGTAGGAACCATCCTGAATCAGGAGGGCTCATTGCAGGGGGTGGAGATTCTCGAACATAAGGAAACGCCGGCCTACATCAATAAGATCACTAAAGCCGGGTACTTTCGCCAGTATGAAGGAAAAAAAGGCAATGATGCCCTGACAGGGGGCTATGATATTGAGCTGATTTCCGGGGCCACCCTATCGACCCGGGCTATCGCCAAATCGGTACAGGAAGCTGCCCATACGATTGTGAAGGCCGAACTGAACCAGACACCTCAAGACGCTAAAATTCCCTGGCAGGTTGGGATTAAGGAAATCGCGGTAACTGCTCTTGTGGTGCTGTCCATTCTCATGCCCCGCTTTCCTAAACTGAGGAAATACCGTTTGCTCTTTTTGGGTCTGAGCGTGGTTGTTCTGGGCTTCTGGCTTAACCGTTCTTTATCCATGGGTCATATCAGTGCCTTGTTTATGGGATACTTCCCGTCACCCCGGGAAAACCTGATCTGGTACTTGATCTTGGCCGGGGCCTTGCTGCCGGCTCTGTTCAGCGGGAAAAATCTCTACTGCACCTACGTCTGTCCCTTCTGCGGCGTTCAGGAAGGGACCCATCTTCTGAGCAGAATGAATCTGCCTCTGGGCAAGTACGGCCGCTGGCTCCGCGCCGGCAAAGAAATCATTTTGTTTCTGACTCTGCTGCTGGCGTTTTTATTCGCCAATCCCTCTTTCTCCAGCTTCGAGCCCTTTGGAACGATGTTTGGCTGGAACGGCACGAGCTATCAATGGTATCTGCTCTTTATTATTTTGGTGACCAGCTTTCTTTACCGCCGTTTCTGGTGTGTGGCCCTTTGTCCTGTGGGTACGTTCCTGGATAAGGCCGCCCAGCTGGGACGGAAAATCAAAGAAGTTATCGGAGCTGCTGGTCGGAAAAAAGCGGGAAAGGTGGAGTTGAAAGGTGAAGGCTGA
- a CDS encoding Hsp60 family chaperonin, translating to MMEGKAQPGITYHAEARQALVRGVTQVAELVRRTMGPQGQNIVIEQKVGYPLITKDGATVAKHVHLPDRKENMGARLCKEVARQTDELTGDGTTTAIVLLQAMLQGGLQLIEAGVEPARLRQGMERAVRLVCAEITRQSYPATMERLEQTAATAAKDSALGALIAQAMEKAGPLGNITLRESIGRQTYLEFREGLELKCGYLSPYFVDKDQPPTIRMENPYILATDQIIRNLEQIQSILRACDWEKRPLLIVAGHVTGDALGMLVNHRASGTARVVAVRAPGTGMDRLGYLDDLAVVTGGRVIAPHTGLTLETMAKSMLGQAAGVVVSRDKTLVVGGAGDKAGIVRQTKRLMVLQAQTSAGEEKERLQERIAALSGGAAIIQIGADTQMALREKKDRLNDALKAARAAAENGVVPGGGTSLLQAAKTLDTVQLASQDEEAGVRLVQRALAAPLQQIAENGGGNGAKIVRMAGQQEYGWGYDALTGRFTDLWQEGITDPVKVVLTALTKAVGIASLLLTTEALLEKEPMHYIFEAPDFSTMI from the coding sequence ATGATGGAGGGGAAGGCTCAACCCGGGATCACCTATCATGCGGAAGCAAGACAAGCCTTGGTGCGGGGTGTCACCCAGGTGGCGGAACTGGTGCGGCGGACTATGGGACCCCAAGGGCAAAATATTGTCATTGAACAAAAGGTGGGGTATCCCCTGATCACCAAAGACGGAGCAACGGTGGCCAAACACGTGCATCTTCCCGACCGGAAGGAAAATATGGGAGCACGCCTGTGTAAGGAGGTGGCCAGGCAAACCGATGAATTAACGGGGGACGGGACAACCACTGCCATCGTTTTGCTGCAGGCTATGCTGCAAGGGGGGCTGCAGCTGATTGAAGCGGGGGTCGAGCCGGCCCGGCTGAGGCAAGGGATGGAGCGGGCGGTCCGGCTGGTTTGTGCGGAGATTACCCGGCAGAGCTATCCGGCAACCATGGAGCGGCTTGAGCAAACTGCGGCAACTGCCGCGAAGGATTCGGCCTTAGGTGCGCTCATTGCTCAAGCCATGGAAAAGGCAGGCCCCCTGGGCAATATCACCCTGCGTGAGAGCATAGGACGTCAGACGTATCTGGAATTCAGGGAGGGGCTGGAATTAAAGTGCGGCTATCTCTCACCTTATTTTGTGGACAAGGACCAGCCACCGACGATTCGGATGGAGAATCCCTATATTTTAGCAACGGATCAGATCATCAGGAACCTGGAACAGATTCAGTCCATTCTCAGGGCATGTGACTGGGAGAAGCGGCCTCTGTTGATCGTTGCCGGCCATGTTACCGGAGATGCCTTAGGGATGCTTGTCAATCATCGTGCTTCCGGAACGGCTAGGGTCGTGGCGGTACGGGCTCCCGGAACCGGAATGGACCGGCTGGGGTATCTGGATGATCTTGCTGTGGTCACAGGGGGAAGGGTCATTGCCCCCCATACAGGACTCACCCTGGAGACTATGGCGAAAAGCATGCTTGGACAGGCTGCCGGAGTCGTTGTCAGCCGTGATAAAACTCTGGTGGTAGGCGGGGCCGGTGATAAAGCCGGGATTGTCCGGCAGACCAAACGCTTGATGGTTTTGCAGGCTCAAACCTCCGCCGGGGAGGAAAAAGAAAGGCTGCAGGAACGAATTGCCGCGCTCAGTGGCGGTGCAGCCATTATTCAGATCGGTGCCGATACCCAAATGGCCTTGCGGGAAAAGAAAGACCGGCTCAATGATGCTCTGAAAGCTGCCAGAGCGGCTGCGGAGAACGGAGTCGTGCCGGGCGGGGGAACAAGCTTGCTCCAGGCGGCCAAAACCCTTGATACGGTTCAATTGGCTTCTCAGGATGAAGAGGCCGGGGTACGCCTGGTGCAGCGGGCCTTAGCCGCTCCTCTGCAGCAGATCGCGGAGAATGGGGGGGGAAATGGCGCGAAAATTGTCAGGATGGCAGGCCAGCAGGAATATGGCTGGGGCTATGATGCTCTGACCGGCCGGTTCACCGATCTCTGGCAAGAGGGCATTACCGATCCGGTTAAAGTAGTCCTTACCGCACTTACTAAAGCCGTGGGCATTGCTTCGCTGCTGCTGACAACGGAAGCCCTGCTGGAGAAGGAGCCCATGCATTATATTTTTGAGGCGCCGGATTTCAGCACGATGATTTAA
- a CDS encoding reductive dehalogenase, with translation MSGVLDKNRDEQNEGYNHNSKDNHARGPAAHRQPRISRRGFLKTGAVAAAMGVMGAIVGPPKAAKAVIDLGYRNSYIHEMHYTPVPKGQWSKLKPKVDYGGASVRFVEHNDQWLGTTQIVGNIEKTNEDDGGFPLAIRGLLGEKSKYGFVSQAIRYPLGDALMLPTQEISKPEIVGGTPKPEKLPIPDPEQMSQHMKDLAYYLRADEVGIGKMPPYGYYKSVMNPPEGAYAAGIVSLETPYENVPVTESLPYVICVAVEQHLETYMASTGYDGISLEQSFRSYHATANISVVIAQYIRNLGYQARAHHFGNYEAVMGPCLIAAGMGELTRTGDCVAHPRMGFRNKVAAVTTDLPLVPDKPIDFGMLDFCRVCMKCAENCPAEAITQDKDPVAFNGYLRWNTDAKKCAEFRTGNEEGVNCGRCVKVCPWNSKEASWFHDAGIWIGSKGEAASSLLKSIDDMFGYGTEEVTRYKWWLEWPELYKIRVPGQ, from the coding sequence ATGTCAGGAGTTCTGGATAAAAATCGCGACGAGCAAAATGAGGGATATAATCACAACTCCAAGGATAACCATGCCCGTGGTCCGGCGGCCCACCGGCAGCCCAGGATCAGCCGCCGGGGCTTTCTGAAAACCGGAGCCGTGGCTGCGGCCATGGGAGTGATGGGGGCAATTGTCGGTCCGCCTAAAGCGGCCAAAGCGGTGATCGATCTGGGTTACCGGAATTCCTATATTCATGAAATGCACTATACCCCGGTGCCTAAAGGCCAGTGGTCCAAGTTAAAGCCCAAAGTGGATTACGGCGGAGCTTCCGTTCGTTTTGTCGAGCATAATGACCAGTGGCTGGGGACGACTCAAATCGTCGGGAACATTGAAAAGACCAATGAAGACGACGGCGGATTTCCCCTGGCCATCCGCGGCCTTCTCGGCGAGAAATCTAAGTACGGCTTTGTCTCCCAGGCCATCCGCTATCCCTTGGGGGATGCCTTGATGCTTCCCACTCAGGAAATCAGTAAGCCGGAAATCGTCGGCGGCACCCCTAAGCCTGAAAAATTGCCGATCCCGGACCCGGAACAAATGTCCCAGCATATGAAGGATCTGGCTTATTATCTGAGAGCGGATGAAGTGGGTATCGGCAAAATGCCGCCTTATGGTTACTACAAATCGGTCATGAATCCACCGGAGGGCGCATATGCTGCCGGGATCGTCTCCTTGGAGACCCCTTACGAAAATGTTCCCGTTACCGAGTCCCTGCCTTATGTAATTTGTGTGGCAGTCGAACAGCATCTGGAGACCTATATGGCGTCTACAGGGTATGACGGTATTTCCCTGGAACAATCCTTCCGCAGTTATCATGCTACAGCCAATATTTCCGTCGTCATCGCTCAATATATCCGCAATCTGGGTTACCAGGCCAGGGCCCATCATTTCGGCAATTATGAAGCGGTGATGGGGCCCTGTCTGATTGCCGCCGGAATGGGTGAACTGACCCGGACCGGTGACTGTGTGGCTCATCCCCGGATGGGCTTTCGCAATAAGGTGGCCGCTGTGACTACGGACTTGCCTTTGGTTCCGGATAAACCCATTGATTTCGGTATGCTGGATTTCTGCCGGGTGTGCATGAAATGTGCGGAGAATTGTCCGGCAGAGGCCATCACTCAGGATAAGGATCCGGTGGCATTCAACGGCTACCTGCGTTGGAACACCGATGCCAAGAAGTGCGCCGAATTCCGGACCGGCAACGAAGAAGGGGTCAACTGCGGCCGCTGTGTCAAGGTATGCCCGTGGAACTCCAAAGAAGCTTCCTGGTTCCACGACGCAGGAATTTGGATCGGCAGTAAAGGAGAAGCCGCTTCCTCACTGCTGAAGTCTATTGACGATATGTTCGGCTACGGTACAGAGGAAGTAACCCGCTATAAATGGTGGCTGGAATGGCCGGAGCTTTACAAAATCAGAGTGCCCGGACAATAA
- a CDS encoding Hsp60 family chaperonin produces the protein MERVSLCGEKARQALIEGINSVADCVRITLGPKGRNVVLEPLVGRPKITNDGASIAGIISVPNRFHNLGCQIIREAAEKTNDLAGDGTTTAVVLAQAMIEEGMKQIAAGLNPVCLIKGLERGAAAVVEAVRVQAVKVTELEQVAQVGAISSGDPALGKLLAEAVGKVGFQGIITIEEGKGLQPYLEIKHGISFNKGCFTPKIVKSWERKSEALTDAFILIVDGRLSTADEIFAVLQLTVKYEKPLLLIAEDIGIDLLALLLANKQKGTMNAVAVQSPGSGERRKEYLQDIAILTGGTVIGEENGIILEEVTEEHLGRAGKILADNNSTTIIGGMGDPRQISLRCSQVRREYEGRLPGWRRGKLAERLGWLQGGVAVVYTGAPTRLELQEQKDRLEDAVNSVRVAVSEGIVPGGGTALLEARRSLSKLGCKEKESEAGLHILYKALEAPLRRIVINAGGDPDAVLETIEELPQGHGYHAAENRFVDMLESGISDPVQVTCAALRSAVSIATLVIGTGGVVIRGQ, from the coding sequence ATGGAAAGGGTTTCTTTATGCGGAGAGAAAGCCAGACAGGCACTTATCGAAGGAATAAACAGCGTTGCCGACTGTGTCAGAATCACCCTGGGCCCCAAGGGCAGGAACGTGGTTCTGGAGCCGCTGGTGGGACGGCCGAAAATTACCAATGACGGGGCCAGCATCGCGGGAATCATCTCAGTTCCGAACCGGTTTCATAATCTCGGCTGTCAGATTATCCGGGAAGCTGCGGAGAAGACCAATGATCTGGCCGGAGACGGGACGACCACTGCTGTCGTTTTGGCCCAGGCCATGATTGAAGAAGGGATGAAGCAGATCGCTGCCGGACTTAATCCGGTCTGCCTGATTAAGGGTCTGGAGCGGGGAGCCGCAGCGGTGGTTGAGGCCGTGCGGGTGCAGGCTGTCAAAGTGACAGAACTTGAGCAGGTAGCTCAGGTGGGCGCCATTTCCTCCGGCGATCCGGCTCTTGGAAAACTGCTGGCCGAGGCGGTGGGTAAGGTTGGTTTTCAGGGCATCATCACCATTGAGGAAGGGAAAGGGCTGCAGCCCTATTTGGAAATTAAACACGGCATTTCCTTTAATAAAGGCTGCTTCACCCCGAAAATCGTAAAATCCTGGGAGCGGAAATCGGAAGCCCTGACGGATGCTTTTATCCTGATTGTGGATGGGCGGCTCAGCACCGCCGATGAAATTTTTGCCGTGCTGCAGCTGACTGTTAAATATGAGAAGCCACTGCTGCTCATTGCCGAAGATATTGGCATAGACTTGCTGGCCTTGCTGCTGGCCAATAAGCAAAAGGGAACCATGAACGCCGTCGCCGTTCAGTCTCCGGGCTCCGGGGAACGCCGCAAGGAATATCTGCAGGACATTGCCATACTGACTGGCGGTACGGTGATCGGTGAAGAAAACGGAATCATTTTGGAAGAAGTGACAGAAGAGCATTTGGGCCGGGCCGGGAAGATTCTGGCTGACAATAACAGCACCACAATCATCGGCGGAATGGGCGACCCCCGGCAAATCAGCCTGCGCTGCAGCCAGGTCCGCCGGGAATATGAGGGGCGGTTGCCGGGGTGGCGCAGGGGCAAGCTGGCGGAACGGCTGGGCTGGCTGCAGGGCGGTGTAGCCGTGGTTTACACCGGAGCGCCTACCCGGCTGGAGCTTCAGGAGCAAAAAGACCGGCTGGAGGATGCGGTGAACTCCGTACGGGTGGCCGTCAGCGAAGGGATTGTACCGGGGGGTGGAACCGCTTTGCTGGAAGCAAGACGGTCACTGTCCAAGCTTGGGTGCAAAGAAAAAGAGAGCGAAGCAGGGCTGCACATTCTTTACAAGGCTTTGGAAGCTCCGCTGCGCCGGATTGTCATCAATGCTGGGGGCGATCCTGATGCCGTGTTGGAAACCATTGAGGAACTGCCTCAAGGTCATGGCTATCATGCGGCTGAGAACCGGTTTGTCGACATGCTGGAGAGTGGGATCAGCGACCCGGTCCAGGTGACCTGTGCCGCGCTGAGAAGTGCGGTTTCCATTGCCACTCTGGTGATCGGCACAGGAGGCGTGGTTATCCGCGGTCAATAG